Genomic segment of Parageobacillus genomosp. 1:
TGCTGACGCTGTATAAGTTTCCCATTCCGTAGTCAATAATGCCAATCATCATTACAACATTCCTTTCGTTGATGGAACGCCTTTGACGCGCGGGTCGATCATCGTCGCTTCATCAAGCGCGCGCCCTAGCGCTTTAAACACCGCTTCAATCATATGATGCGTGTTGCGGCCGTAGTGGACGATGACATGCAAATTCATGCGCGCTTCAAGCGCCAATTTCCATAAAAATTCATGCACAAGCTCGACATCAAACGTTCCGACTTTTTCGCTTGGAAACTGTCCGCGAAACTCAAAATGCGGACGGTTGCTTAAATCGACGACGACTTGGGCAAGCGCCTCATCCATCGGTACAAACGCGTTTCCGTAACGTTTGATCCCTTTTTTATCGCCAAGCGCCTCGCGCAGCGCCTGCCCGAGGCAAATCCCAATATCTTCGGTCGTATGGTGGTCATCCACTTCGGTATCGCCTTTGGCGGTGACCGTTAAATTAAATTGGCCATGCTTTGTAAACAAATCGAGCATATGCGTTAAAAACGGCACGCCCGTATGAAGCTCCGCTTTTCCTTCCCCGTCAATCGTAAATGCCAGTTGAATATCCGTCTCCTTTGTCTTCCGTGAAATCGATGCATGTCTTTCCATGAAAAGCGTCCCCCTTATTTTTTAAAACGTTCCTCAACGGCGCGCGCATGCGCTTCAAGCCCTTCGAGTCTAGCAAACGCCGCGATTTTTTCGGCGTTTTGTTTCAACGCCGTTTCGCTGTAAACAATGATGCTCGATTTTTTCACAAACTCATCCACGCTTAATCCGCTCGAAAACCGCGCCGTACCATTCGTCGGTAGCACGTGGTTTGGGCCAGCGAAATAATCGCCGACCGGTTCCGAGCTGAAGCGTCCTAAAAAAATCGCTCCCGCATGGCGAATTTGGCCAAGGAGTTGCATCGGTTCGGCCGTCATCACTTCCAAATGCTCCGGCGCCAATTCATTGACGACTTCCACCGCTTCCGCAAGCGTTTCTGTGACGTAAATCGCCCCGTAGTTCTCGAGCGATGCAGCGGCAATCGCTTTGCGCGGCAGCGTTTCGAGCTGTTTTTCAACCGCGCTGGCGACGGCAAGCGCCAATTTCATTGATGGCGTGACGAGAATCGCGGAAGCGCGCTCATCGTGCTCGGCTTGTGACAACAAATCAGCGGCAATTTCGTTCGCGTTTGCCGTTTCATCGGCCAACACAACGATTTCGCTCGGTCCAGCAATCATGTCAATCGCCACTTGCCCGAACACTTCGCGTTTCGCGAGCGCCACATAAATGTTTCCTGGGCCGAAAATTTTATCGACGGGACGAATCGTCTCCGTTCCGTACGCAAGCGCGGCAATCGCCTGCGCACCGCCGACTTTATATATTTCTTTCACTCCTAATTCGTTCGCCGCCACTAACACGCCGGCCGGAAGCGTTCCGTCTTTATTTGGCGGGGATACGATCACAATTCGCTTCACCCCTGCCACTTGAGCAGGAACGACGTTCATGAGCACCGATGACGGGTAGGCGGCTGTTCCTCCTGGAACATACAGTCCAACCGCATCAAGCGGCGTTATTTTCTGACCGAGCATCGTGCCGTCTTCTTTTGTCATGATCCATGACTCTCTCTTTTGCCGTTCATGATAATCGCGAATGTTTTCCGCCGCCTCTTGGATGATCCGAAGCACTTCTGCGCTTACGTTCTGATACGCTCTTTCTATTTCTTCGTTTGTCACGCACAGCGAATCAAGGCGGACGCCATCGAATTTTTCCGTATAACTTTTTAGCGCTTCATCACCGCGAGCGCGCACATCGGCAATAATCTCCAGAACCGCACGGCGCTGTTCTTCCGTTCCCGATTCAATCGTACGACGCAATGATACACGGTTTGTCACTCGTTCGATTTTCACGTTTGCTCTCTCCTTCATTGCGGAATGACTTCGGATAAACGATGAACTAGTTCATCAACCGCTTCGTCTTTCATGCGGTAGCTGACCGGATTGACGATTAATCGCGATGTGACATCAGCGATTTTCTCCAATTCCACCAGCCCGTTTTCTTTCAGCGTCCGTCCGGTTGAGACTATATCGACGATGCGATCGGCAAGCCCAATGAGCGGAGCAAGCTCAATGGAGCCATTCAACCGAATAATTTCGACTTGCTCGCCTTGTTCGCGAAAATAGCTGGAGGCGATATTTGGGTATTTCGTCGCTACGCGCGGCGCGATTTGATTCATGCGCACACCCGGCAGCCCAGCCACCGCTAAATGGCATTTGCTAATCTTTAAATCTAGCAGCTCATATACGTCACGTTCTTCTTCCATCATGACATCTTTGCCGGCAATGCCTAAATCGGCCACCCCATGTTCCACATAGGTGACGACGTCCATCGGCTTGGCGAGAATAAAGCGCATGTTTTCTTCCGGCACTTCAATCATTAGTTTTCTTGATTCGGCAAATTCCGGAGGAAGCGTATAACCTGCTTTCCGGAGCAGTTCGAGCGCTTCGTCGAAAATCCTCCCTTTCGGCATCGCAATCGTCAGCATTGTTTATCACTCCTCATGAGTGTTGATTATCCATTATGAATGAAAACAAAGAATGAACCCGGCTTTTCTGCCGGAGTCGGCAAGCTAATGCTTGCCGACTGGGCATGCGTCGCATGCCCATCCCCAACGGCGAACGCCTTGCGGACAAACTTGATTTGTCCGCTAGCGTTCCCGTTCGGGATTACGGCAGAAAAGCGATGTATAAACAAACGGTAATTTTTTGTGAATCAACGCACCTGATCATTCCTTTTCCTTGCTGCCGAGCAAATAAGTAATCGGCTTATACCGTTTGCTGTAGGCATCAATATCACGGATCCCAGAAATATGCTGAAGCACCACGCGCTTTCCTTCCCGCCGCTTTGTTCTTGCAAGCTCAATCGCTTCGGCGAACCGCTCTTGGCTAAACACGATGCACTCGATCGCTGCCTCCTCTTCCGATTCCCCGAGCGCCTCGATTAATCGGTCGACGCGAATGCCAAACCCGGTCGCTGGGGCTTTCCGAGAAAATTTCTCCAACAGCTCGTCATAACGGCCTCCATTTCCAATTGGGAAGCCAACGTGTTCAGCATATACTTCAAATAAAATGCCCGTATAATAACTCATATGGCTAACAAGCGTCATATCGATTTTCACTACATCATCAACGCCATATAGTTGAAGCGCGTTCGAAAGTTCGCAAAGCTCGTCGACCGCTCGCTTTCCTTCCTCGCTATGAACAAGCTCCTTGGCTTCTTCCATCGTCATGTCGTTGCCGTGTAAATGCAATAATTGAAGCAGGCGCTTTTGGTCGATGGAAGAAAGCGGCAGAGACTTCACATGCTCCCGATAGCCAACGTAATTTTTCTCGTATAAAAAGCGGCGCAATACGCTGGCACGTTCTTCATTCCCTACAATTTCTAAAAACAAAGCGTTGACGTAGCCGATATGACCGATCGTCACCGTGAAATGCTGCAGCCCGGCTTGCTTAAGTGCCGCAATCATGACACTAATCACTTCCGCATCCGCTGCGACCGTGCCGTCCCCGATACATTCAACACCGATTTGTTCAAACTCTGCCGGGCGCCCGCCTTCGCGCTGCTGGGCACGGAACACGTTGGCGTTATACGCAAGGCGGAGCGGATTGCCTTCCTTGTAAAGACGGGAAGCAGCGAGCCTTGCGATCGGAGCAGTCATATCGGGACGAAGGACAAGGGTATGGCCTTGCTGGTCAAGCAGTTTAAACAGCTGATGGTCGTCAATCGCCGATACGGCGCCGACCGTCTCGTAATATTCCAATGTCGGCGTTTCGATCAATTCATATCCCCATGTTTCAATTTCACGAATCATCGCCTGGCGAACACGTTTTTTTATTTCATATAAAAACGGCAATGTATCACGCATGCCTAACGGTTTTTCGAACATAAACAACTTTTTGGTCATGTTCACACGTCCTTTATGATAAATACTTTAGTTTGCTAATATGGTAGAGAAGTGAAGTTATTAGTAGTTTACTCCTCATTGGCCGTGACGTCAACCATAAACTTTATATCGACTGATTCAAAATGTTGGAGGAGAATTTTTGAAGGAAATGTTATTTACAGATTTAGTCAAGCGTTTTCCCTCACTAGTACACGCTAAATCACGCTCTGCGAAGCATTTCCGCAATAACCGAAACAATTCCCCTTCCCATTCTTTTAGGCTTAGCGACAGGCGGAGAATGGGGTTATCTTTTTGCATAGGCATTCGTTTTTTGGTCCAAATTGCTATCTTACAAGAAGAGAACTCTTTTTATGTAATTCTCTTTTTCTTTACCCATCTCCTTCGATAAAGAATAAAGCCGATTTTCTCTAACAAACATTTTACTTATACGAACAAAATTAAAACCCTACAGTATACGCGAATCCCCTATCCGGACTATCATCAGGCTGTTTGTTCGCATACGTATAGCCATTCTGCGTAAGAATGTCATTCCGCATCTCCTGGGTCTGGATCAAAGGAAAGGAACACGCCATGCGTTGGGTGGTAGTACCGGGCGATCAGATAATACAGACCTGTTTCGTTGTTATATTGGTACCCCGCATATCGGTATGAGTTTTCATCTGCTAAGGCGCCGGATTGGGAAAGAATGTCCCCCCACGCATCGTATTGGTAACGGGCCACGATGTTTCCTTGCGCATCCGTTAAGGCGATGACATCGCCATGGGCGTTATAGTGATAAAAATACATGGAAGTACTTTTTTGTGATGAGAAACTATATAAGTTGCAATTTTGTTTTACATGGCATTGTTCGCTCTTCTTGTCACCGTGCCAGCTTGTCAGGTGATAAAGACGGGACATGGAGATCGGAAATTCTTTATTACAACCTATATACCTAAATTTTTTCTTTGTTTTCTATTCATTTTTTTCACATAAAAATAAAAAGACTATCTCATAAATCATGAGATAGCCCATATTACAGCTGTTTTTTTAAACATAATTTCCATGTTCGTCTATTCCTATTGGATAATATGGCATTTTTTCAATAATTCTAAATAGCTCCTCATGTTCACCTGACAACCAATCAACACAAAAATCTTTTGGATTTACATAGTATTCATTTTCCTCATTATCGTTTAACTTGTCACACTCAAACCAATATTTCCTAAATACGGCAATTACTCTTCCGCTAATACTTAATTCGTATTCATATCTCTCTTTGTCAAGATTCGGATCTAAAAATTCCTTTTCTTCTTCAATTGCCTCTTTTAATTCTTTTACATATTTTTGAAAAAGTATTTCATAGTCGTTCATTATCATGGCCTCCATTCATCAGGATAATATCTTTCCTGTTTACTACGATTGTTTTCTGCAACTAAAAATTTAAGCGAAATGCAATGAAAAAGTTTAGCACCCTATGTTCCATAAAAGTAAATATAATCCATATACCAATATAAATTATCTTACCCTATAAGGCTTGACATGGATCCTCTGCGTGCATGGATTATTTTGCGAAGGCCGCAGCACAAAAGGAATTCGCAGAGGCAACCAGCCTACCATGCACGCCACTCCATGTAAAGCCGTGTCTGTGAAATTATATTTTTTGAGAAAAACTGACCTGTTTTGTTTCCAATTTAGTGCTTAATTTTTATCTTGCATTTTGCTAAAGTTTTATTTTGCATTAAACAATTCGGCACTACGCTCCCAAACCAAAATAGCCATAGAGGAGATCTCCCCTATGGCTAAATCTTATTCATCTATACCTAAATATTGTTTCGCATTAATTGTTGTTTGGTATAAGAGAACGGGTTTCTTCTTTAATAGTTCTTTAAGACCTTCGAGTTCTAATGATGGATTTATTATTTCTGAAATGTTCGCTTCTAATGATGAAACAATAACACTACTTTCATTTATTCTATCAAGGTCAAGACAGTCAACTTCCTTACCTTCAACTTTGAAATAGAACCTACATCTAATATCACCGTCAACATCTCGTGGAAGCTCTAGACCTTTATTTATTTCCTTAATCACTATACCTACATTTACATAATAACAATTAGAGTAATTTGATTTCTGCAATCCAAGGCAACATATTACCTCAGGACTTTCCTTATAATAATATTTGCCTTTTTTCGAGAAACCGTTTGCTAATAAACAGTCATTAACAATCTTTTTAAACTCTTTCCTTTCCATCGCCTCTACCTCCTCAATAAACTTCTAATACTGTTCTCCAGCCTTTACCATAAATTTTTTCAACTTCTTTTTTATAAGCTTTTA
This window contains:
- the hisG gene encoding ATP phosphoribosyltransferase; protein product: MLTIAMPKGRIFDEALELLRKAGYTLPPEFAESRKLMIEVPEENMRFILAKPMDVVTYVEHGVADLGIAGKDVMMEEERDVYELLDLKISKCHLAVAGLPGVRMNQIAPRVATKYPNIASSYFREQGEQVEIIRLNGSIELAPLIGLADRIVDIVSTGRTLKENGLVELEKIADVTSRLIVNPVSYRMKDEAVDELVHRLSEVIPQ
- the hisB gene encoding imidazoleglycerol-phosphate dehydratase HisB is translated as MERHASISRKTKETDIQLAFTIDGEGKAELHTGVPFLTHMLDLFTKHGQFNLTVTAKGDTEVDDHHTTEDIGICLGQALREALGDKKGIKRYGNAFVPMDEALAQVVVDLSNRPHFEFRGQFPSEKVGTFDVELVHEFLWKLALEARMNLHVIVHYGRNTHHMIEAVFKALGRALDEATMIDPRVKGVPSTKGML
- a CDS encoding DUF4304 domain-containing protein is translated as MERKEFKKIVNDCLLANGFSKKGKYYYKESPEVICCLGLQKSNYSNCYYVNVGIVIKEINKGLELPRDVDGDIRCRFYFKVEGKEVDCLDLDRINESSVIVSSLEANISEIINPSLELEGLKELLKKKPVLLYQTTINAKQYLGIDE
- the hisD gene encoding histidinol dehydrogenase; the encoded protein is MKIERVTNRVSLRRTIESGTEEQRRAVLEIIADVRARGDEALKSYTEKFDGVRLDSLCVTNEEIERAYQNVSAEVLRIIQEAAENIRDYHERQKRESWIMTKEDGTMLGQKITPLDAVGLYVPGGTAAYPSSVLMNVVPAQVAGVKRIVIVSPPNKDGTLPAGVLVAANELGVKEIYKVGGAQAIAALAYGTETIRPVDKIFGPGNIYVALAKREVFGQVAIDMIAGPSEIVVLADETANANEIAADLLSQAEHDERASAILVTPSMKLALAVASAVEKQLETLPRKAIAAASLENYGAIYVTETLAEAVEVVNELAPEHLEVMTAEPMQLLGQIRHAGAIFLGRFSSEPVGDYFAGPNHVLPTNGTARFSSGLSVDEFVKKSSIIVYSETALKQNAEKIAAFARLEGLEAHARAVEERFKK
- a CDS encoding ATP phosphoribosyltransferase regulatory subunit, whose amino-acid sequence is MTKKLFMFEKPLGMRDTLPFLYEIKKRVRQAMIREIETWGYELIETPTLEYYETVGAVSAIDDHQLFKLLDQQGHTLVLRPDMTAPIARLAASRLYKEGNPLRLAYNANVFRAQQREGGRPAEFEQIGVECIGDGTVAADAEVISVMIAALKQAGLQHFTVTIGHIGYVNALFLEIVGNEERASVLRRFLYEKNYVGYREHVKSLPLSSIDQKRLLQLLHLHGNDMTMEEAKELVHSEEGKRAVDELCELSNALQLYGVDDVVKIDMTLVSHMSYYTGILFEVYAEHVGFPIGNGGRYDELLEKFSRKAPATGFGIRVDRLIEALGESEEEAAIECIVFSQERFAEAIELARTKRREGKRVVLQHISGIRDIDAYSKRYKPITYLLGSKEKE